The Aspergillus chevalieri M1 DNA, chromosome 5, nearly complete sequence genome includes a region encoding these proteins:
- a CDS encoding RNA polymerase II-binding domain-containing protein (COG:S;~EggNog:ENOG410PIP6;~InterPro:IPR006569,IPR039037,IPR008942;~PFAM:PF04818;~go_process: GO:0006874 - cellular calcium ion homeostasis [Evidence IEA]) gives MASHQLAIAKASFSAGLLRPDPTSVSRDEITAFHSALDQALSHCSYANIQNCKSWLLSYVVSSSNRVGVWAKYLVALSGSLATDDGKPSKTSNKRKRLHILYLLNDLFHHTKYHLDLTAAFSTLTGSCQPYIVELLGYAASYDQEQNPKHHRRLDDLLDIWAENGYYGADYVNKLREVVKNSAVSGPVKTSIDVGENNTHTANQKLSGKEVPFVMPSTHGDPTTPYYDLPAGNLVPHIIPNSTVPLRPDSIKPLQFLAGPADEKLVTALKVFMKEVDQIYELEKPAPKDDDEVVDIDELGQTVIRDATTGEIIDGETYYGWSRSFCEQMKKRNTKDTRRSRSRSRSWSRSLSRSQTPPKRRRYSNSPESSDGRRRRRSPGSESRSPVGRRSGLGNERSYSRSASPAARRQSRSRERSYSPPPPTTSRSSFPPPFKRKQFPSAAPPPPPPMHQHGFPPGGPFPGPGMPLPTPPPNYQGAWPPPPPPMPGVPGMMPNPAFPSPFPLQGGGHFPPVHMGGGAPGAPVSLPPGSYHFPPPHSGAGSNPGYQNQQGWGQQGGAAGRGGGRGWR, from the exons ATGGCGTCCCACCAGCTGGCTATCGCAAAAGCCTCGTTCTCAGCCGGCCTACTACGTCCCGACCCCACCTCCGTCTCGCGCGACGAAATCACAGCCTTCCACTCCGCGCTCGACCAAGCGCTGTCGCATTGTTCCTATGCCAACATCCAG AATTGCAAGTCATGGCTTCTCAGCTATGTCGTTTCGTCTTCCAATCGCGTTGGGGTTTGGGCCAAATACCTGGTCGCTTTATCCGGCTCGCTCGCTACCGATGACGGCAAGCCGTCCAAAACCTCGAACAAGAGGAAAAGATTACATATCCTCTACCTCCTCAACGACCTCTTCCACCATACTAAGTATCACTTGGATTTGACGGCGGCTTTCTCGACCTTGACAGGCTCCTGCCAGCCGTATATCGTTGAATTGTTGGGTTACGCTGCGTCGTACGATCAGGAGCAGAATCCTAAACATCACCGACGACTCGATGATCTTCTGGATATTTGGGCAGAAAATGGGTATTACGGTGCAGACTATGTCAACAAGCTGCGGGAGGTGGTGAAGAACTCGGCTGTGTCCGGTCCGGTCAAGACGTCCATTGACGTGGGGGAAAATAATACCCATACAGCGAACCAGAAGCTCTCCGGGAAAGAGGTACCATTCGTCATGCCGTCGACACACGGCGATCCTACCACTCCGTATTACGACCTACCTGCCGGCAACTTGGTTCCGCACATTATACCGAACTCGACAGTTCCTCTCCGGCCCGATTCTATCAAACCACTTCAATTCCTGGCAGGTCCCGCAGACGAGAAATTGGTGACAGCACTCAAGGTGTTTATGAAGGAGGTAGACCAGATATATGAGTTAGAGAAACCAGCACCCaaggacgacgatgaagtGGTCGACATTGACGAGCTGGGGCAAACGGTAATTCGAGATGCGACAACTGGCGAAATAATTGACGGTGAAACATACTACGGCTGGTCCCGATCATTCTGTGagcagatgaagaagagaaacacCAAGGACACAAGACGTTCCCGAAGTCGAAGTCGGAGTTGGAGTCGGAGTCTCAGCCGGAGCCAGACCCCTCCGAAACGAAGACGCTATAGCAATAGCCCAGAGAGCAGTGACGgtcgacgacggcgacggTCCCCCGGATCTGAGAGTCGGTCGCCTGTTGGCCGACGAAGCGGACTTGGCAACGAACGGTCATACTCGCGATCAGCAAGCCCGGCAGCAAGACGCCAATCGCGGTCACGCGAGAGATCCTATTCTCCACCGCCACCTACCACTTCTCGATCATCATTCCCTCCGCCTTTCAAACGCAAACAGTTTCCCAGCGCAGCTCCGCCTCCGCCACCTCCGATGCACCAACACGGTTTCCCACCAGGTGGCCCATTCCCAGGCCCGGGAATGCCGCTCCCTACTCCTCCACCAAACTACCAAGGCGCATGGCCTCCCCCGCCTCCGCCAATGCCAGGAGTGCCGGGGATGATGCCGAATCCCGCGTTTCCATCACCATTCCCATTGCAAGGGGGTGGACATTTTCCGCCTGTTCACATGGGAGGTGGAGCGCCTGGTGCTCCGGTGTCGCTGCCGCCGGGGTCTTATCATTTTCCGCCGCCGCACTCGGGGGCGGGTTCGAATCCGGGGTATCAGAATCAACAGGGATGGGGACAGCAGGGTGGTGCTGctggtcgtggtggtggacGTGGATGGCGGTGA
- a CDS encoding uncharacterized protein (COG:S;~EggNog:ENOG410PPTK;~InterPro:IPR031833;~PFAM:PF15932;~TransMembrane:1 (o6-25i)), translating into MNTIRSTWIGWGALTVAGGGAYYFAKKSINADRATRYEAEVKKKAQMAALENEHRRQDTLRQSRPNATDDLSPSSQASHDPAATRHEPETEAERVLEKSKYETAQPFRPPRGNRFS; encoded by the exons ATGAATACG ATTCGATCAACCTG GATTGGCTGGGGCGCTCTCACAGTTG CGGGCGGTGGTGCCTACTACTTTGCGAAAAAGTCCATCAACGCCGATCGCGCGACCCGATATGAAGCAgaagtgaagaagaaggcccaAATGGCAGCCCTCGAAAACGAGCACCGACGTCAGGACACGCTGCGCCAGTCGAGACCGAATGCGACGGATGATCTATCGCCGAGTTCACAGGCTAGTCATGACCCGGCAGCCACGCGCCATGAACCCGAGACGGAGGCAGAACGGGTACTAGAGAAGAGCAAATATGAGACGGCGCAACCATTCCGACCTCCTAGGGGCAATCGATTTAGCTGA
- a CDS encoding emp24/gp25L/p24 family protein (COG:U;~EggNog:ENOG410PK0H;~InterPro:IPR015720,IPR009038,IPR036598;~PFAM:PF01105;~SECRETED:SignalP(1-20);~TransMembrane:1 (n3-15c20/21o177-203i)) — MRLATLVIGLLAAFVSNVTATALTYKLEANEKACFHSYVDQANSKVAFYFAVQSGGSFDVDYSVIAPGEKVVLDGTKERQGDFVFTAQSVGEYRFCFNNEMSTFAEKMVDFEIAVENEERAQLPSRQGSTSPEQASALEESIFKLSAQLSTISRNQKYFRTRENRNFSTVRSTERRIFNFSVVEGLMMVSMAGLQVFVVRFFFQGARKGYV, encoded by the exons ATGCGTCTTGCGACATTGGTCATTGGCCTCCTGGCCGCCTTTGTGTCGAATGTGACGGCCACCGCGCTGACCTACAAGCTTGAGGCCAACGAGAAGGCCTGTTTCCACTCCTACGTCGACCAGGCGAATTCGAAGGTGGCTTTTTACTTTGCG GTCCAATCCGGCGGTTCCTTCGATGTCGATTACTCGGTAATCGCCCCCGGCGAAAAGGTCGTGTTGGATGGCACCAAAGAGCGACAGGGAGACTTTGTGTTTACGGCGCAGAGTGTCGGGGAGTACCGGTTCTGCTTCAACAATGAGATGTCTACGTTTgcagagaagatggtggaCTTTGAGATTGCG GTCGAAAACGAGGAACGCGCTCAACTTCCCTCCCGACAAGGTAGCACTAGCCCCGAACAGGCATCTGCTCTCGAAGAGTCGATTTTCAAGCTATCTGCGCAATTGTCGACCATTTCGCGGAACCAGAAGTACTTCCGGACCCGCGAGAACCGCAACTTCAGTACCGTGCGTAGCACGGAACGCCGGATTTTCAACTTTAGTGTTGTTGAGGGGTTGATGATGGTTTCTATGGCTGGATTGCAGGTTTTTGTGGTGAGGTTTTTCTTCCAGGGGGCTAGGAAAG GTTACGTCTGA
- the PTR8 gene encoding TFIIH/NER complex ATPase/helicase subunit SSL2 (BUSCO:EOG09260HSP;~COG:L;~EggNog:ENOG410PH2J;~InterPro:IPR001161,IPR027417,IPR032830,IPR001650, IPR032438,IPR014001,IPR006935;~PFAM:PF00271,PF04851,PF16203;~go_function: GO:0003677 - DNA binding [Evidence IEA];~go_function: GO:0003678 - DNA helicase activity [Evidence IEA];~go_function: GO:0005524 - ATP binding [Evidence IEA];~go_function: GO:0016787 - hydrolase activity [Evidence IEA];~go_process: GO:0006289 - nucleotide-excision repair [Evidence IEA];~go_process: GO:0006367 - transcription initiation from RNA polymerase II promoter [Evidence IEA]), whose product MPPKRKATDGGRSRPSKRQTPVADGQDIDSDDDYSDYEEDIREDNLKNVVSKFDLESFSTKKGEPHEDPNFGYKDFSSLALKPDHANRPLWIDPLKGTITLESFSPLAPQAQDFLTTISEPLSRPTHLHEYRLTGNSLYAAVSVGLQPTDIINFLDRLSKTPLPDTIKSFIIDFTKSYGKIKVVLKHNRFFVESTDPAMLQMLLQDEVIGPQRLQGTEGIIQQAAPKMGGLVIPGTKDAAGVQQTQQEKPAEGNGAALTGRQEDDLLLAIRDDDDDEEQAQVHSFEIPNEAVEPVKARCQAMGCPALEEYDFRNDEINPNLDIDLKPNARIRNYQEKSLSKMFGNGRAKSGIIVLPCGAGKTLVGITAACTIKKGTIILCTSSMSVVQWRNEFIRWSNIDPGDIAVFTSDNKEKFRRSTGIIVSTYSMVSQTRARSYDAQKMMDWIQSREWGLMILDEVHVVPASMFRKVTSAIATQSKLGLTATLLREDDKIKDLNFLIGPKLYEANWMELAEQGHIAKVQCAEVWCPMTTEFYSEYMREKSRKAALLYIMNPRKFQACQFLIDYHEKRGDKVIVFSDNVYALERYALKLNKAYIYGGTPQNERLRILENFQHNEQVNTIFLSKIGDTSLDLPEATCLIQISSHYGSRRQEAQRLGRILRAKRRNDEGFNAFFYSLVSKDTDEMFYSSKRQAFLVDQGYAFKVITHLQGIENLNGLAYATPAERRELLQEVMLQNESSAEVENVTDDLFSARSGGAKGAAKKGVKRSAATLSGLAGGEDMAYIEYNKSRNKQLKDKASHPLFRKWERERQKRKQGMADMKR is encoded by the exons ATGCCTCCGAAACGCAAGGCGACTGACG GCGGCCGGTCGAGGCCGTCGAAACGGCAGACTCCTGTTGCGGATGGTCAGGATATTGACAGCGATGATGATTACTCTGATTATGAAGAGGATATCAGGGAGGACAACTTGAAAA ATGTCGTCAGCAAGTTCGATCTCGAGTCGTTTAGCACCAAGAAAGGCGAGCCGCACGAAGACCCGAATTTTGGATACAAAGATTTCTCATCACTTGCGTTGAAACCGGACCATGCGAACCGTCCCCTTTGGATCGACCCGTTGAAGGGTACCATTACCCTGGAGAGTTTCTCTCCGTTAGCACCCCAGGCGCAAGACTTTTTGACGACCATCTCTGAACCGCTTTCGAGACCGACCCATCTTCACGAATATCGGTTGACCGGTAACAGCTTATATGCGGCGGTATCCGTTGGTCTACAGCCGACCGATATTATCAACTTCTTGGATCGACTCTCGAAGACGCCACTCCCGGATACGATCAAGTCGTTCATTATCGATTTTACAAAGTCTTACGGGAAGATCAAGGTGGTTTTGAAACATAACCGTTTCTTTGTGGAAAGCACGGACCCGGCGATGCTGCAAATGCTCCTGCAAGATGAGGTTATTGGACCACAGAGATTACAAGGGACGGAGGGAATCATTCAGCAGGCGGCTCCGAAAATGGGTGGCCTTGTAATTCCCGGTACGAAGGATGCCGCAGGTGTACAGCAGACGCAGCAGGAGAAGCCGGCGGAAGGCAATGGAGCGGCACTTACAGGTCGTCAGGAGGACGACCTTCTTCTCGCCATTcgtgatgacgatgatgatgaagagcaGGCCCAAGTCCATAGTTTCGAGATTCCTAACGAAGCGGTGGAACCGGTCAAAGCGCGTTGTCAGGCTATGGGGTGCCCCGCGTTGGAGGAATATGATTTCCGAAATGATGAGATCAACCCCAACCTCGATATCGACTTGAAACCCAATGCACGTATTCGGAACTACCAGGAGAAGAGCTTGAGTAAAATGTTCGGTAATGGTCGTGCTAAGAGTGGTATTATTGTGTTGCCGTGCGGTGCTGGTAAAACGCTGGTAGGAATCACAGCTGCTTGCACCATTAAGAAGGGAACTATCATTCTCTGTACCAGCTCCATGTCTGTGGTGCAATGGAGAAACGAATTTATCCGGTGGTCGAACATCGATCCCGGTGATATTGCCGTGTTCACATCTGACAACAAAGAGAAGTTCCGTCGGTCTACCGGTATCATCGTTTCGACGTATTCGATGGTGTCTCAGACCCGGGCTCGGTCGTATGATGCACAGAAAATGATGGACTGGATTCAGTCGCGGGAATGGGGTCTCATGATTCTTGACGAGGTCCACGTTGTGCCGGCATCCATGTTCCGAAAAGTCACGTCGGCCATTGCGACTCAGAGCAAACTTGGTTTGACTGCCACGTTGCTGCGTGAAGATGACAAAATCAAGGATCTGAACTTCTTGATTGGACCGAAGCTGTATGAAGCCAATTGGATGGAACTTGCAGAGCAAGGACATATCGCTAAGGTCCAGTGTGCCGAAGTCTGGTGCCCGATGACAACGGAATTCTACTCTGAGTACATGCGGGAGAAGTCCCGAAAGGCCGCTTTACTGTACATTATGAACCCGCGCAAGTTCCAGGCGTGCCAGTTCTTAATTGACTACCACGAAAAGCGCGGGGACAAGGTTATTGTGTTCTCCGATAACGTCTATGCCTTGGAGCGGTATGCGCTCAAATTAAACAAGGCCTACATTTATGGTGGTACGCCGCAGAACGAGCGTCTGCGGATTTTGGAGAACTTCCAGCATAATGAACAGGTTAACACCATCTTCCTCTCCAAGATTGGTGATACCTCTCTGGATTTACCGGAAGCTACATGCTTGATCCAGATTTCCTCTCACTATGGTTCGCGTCGTCAGGAGGCCCAACGCCTTGGACGTATCTTACGAGCCAAACGTCGTAACGACGAAGGCTTCAACGCATTCTTCTACTCTCTCGTGTCGAAGGATACAGACGAAATGTTCTACTCGTCCAAGAGACAGGCCTTTTTGGTCGACCAAGGCTACGCCTTCAAAGTCATCACTCACCTCCAGGGCATCGAAAACCTGAACGGACTTGCCTACGCCACGCCCGCAGAACGCCGCGAGCTTCTACAGGAAGTCATGCTGCAGAACGAATCATCCGCGGAAGTCGAAAATGTGACGGACGACCTCTTCTCCGCGCGCTCGGGTGGAGCCAAGGGTGCCGCGAAGAAGGGCGTCAAGCGCAGTGCGGCGACGCTCAGTGGATTAGCTGGTGGAGAAGACATGGCATATATCGAGTACAACAAGAGTCGCAACAAGCAACTCAAGGACAAAGCGAGTCACCCGCTCTTCCGGAAATGGGAGCGGGAGCGCCAGAAGAGGAAGCAGGGTATGGCAGATATGAAACGTTGA
- a CDS encoding uncharacterized protein (COG:S;~EggNog:ENOG410PZ3I;~TransMembrane:1 (i21-42o)): MAAQLLRPTIRNFSVHRPQQATRTSIFITRSCLISAVVLPFVPPALESSREKSMGYPNHNKPNPPLCFHSR, translated from the exons ATGGCCGCTCAACTCCTCCGTCCTACAATCCGCAACTTCTCTGTCCACCGTCCTCAACAAGCTACACGGACCTCCATTTTTATCACCAGATCATGCCTGATCTCAGCTGTTGTGCTGCCATTTGTGCCTCCTGCTCTGGAGAGCTCCCGTGAGAAGAGTATGGGCTACCCTAACCACAACAA ACCGAACCCGCCGCTCTGCTTCCATTCTCGCTAA
- a CDS encoding uncharacterized protein (COG:S;~EggNog:ENOG410PSXI;~antiSMASH:Cluster_5.4) → MAPDDDSNHNQTPPSNNTSSRSTRQWPDDDNPFVSFRRYADEQISSMLQSVMGLPSMVTPPVPNRWSIFANDSYNDARRSREKSNSEDGALSRPDNSLDAYRYCNRWWNGFVGFPGFWRSDFDDVFPFGSRFMLPFFTSFDEGFDDTASWPGAYLLFSPYSPLNLEGSSRGGQREGGVFSSFMSSLRIADGNKDAVQNEAEPHWHKAFEDLLRLENGQQMLERESGTDAVSKKETGMDWLKGMIQRGSLGDGWKWQQSDDDINNGYVMLERGQLPRPSERAAENEHEKRDDMALTEQDLYERFLEGLERREREFSRMFDESRTLRFLLGDPQRKEELLERQRRLPEETDNRAGLDTVIGETNKTPALGISQPLTEQATTEPRVVSTHTNTRRTRMVDGSIHTKTVKTQRFSDGHEETNESVDVVNSPEQRSTSDQSGEENANKGWFWR, encoded by the coding sequence ATGGCACCCGACGATGACTCAAACCATAATCAAACGCCCCCGAGCAACAACACTTCTTCTCGGAGCACTCGGCAATGGCCGGACGACGATAACCCCTTCGTTTCATTCCGTCGTTACGCAGACGAGCAGATCTCCTCCATGCTGCAATCCGTCATGGGCCTCCCGTCAATGGTCACCCCACCAGTGCCAAACCGATGGAGCATCTTCGCGAACGACTCTTACAACGATGCGAGACGATCAAGGGAGAAGAGTAACTCGGAAGACGGCGCATTGTCGAGACCAGACAATTCCCTCGATGCGTACCGCTACTGTAACCGCTGGTGGAACGGATTTGTCGGATTCCCGGGTTTCTGGCGGTCTGATTTCGATGATGTTTTCCCGTTTGGGTCCCGGTTTATGCTACCGTTCTTTACCTCGTTTGACGAGGGGTTCGACGATACTGCTTCTTGGCCCGGGGCATACTTACTATTCAGTCCGTACTCGCCGTTGAACCTGGAGGGGTCCTCTCGGGGCGGACAGCGGGAGGGCGGTGTTTTCTCCTCGTTCATgtcgtccttgaggatcgcTGATGGCAATAAGGATGCTGTGCAAAACGAGGCCGAACCCCACTGGCACAAGGCGTTCGAGGACCTTTTGCGATTGGAGAATGGACAACAGATGCTGGAGCGGGAATCTGGGACTGATGCAGTGAGTAAGAAAGAAACCGGGATGGATTGGTTGAAAGGCATGATTCAACGTGGTAGTCTGGGTGACGGATGGAAGTGGCAGCAGTCAGACGATGACATTAACAATGGATATGTCATGCTTGAGCGTGGTCAGCTTCCTCGTCCGTCCGAGCGAGCTGCTGAGAATGAGCATGAGAAGAGGGATGATATGGCCCTGACTGAACAGGATCTGTATGAGAGATTCCTTGAAGGACTCGAGAGACGCGAGCGCGAGTTCTCTAGAATGTTTGATGAGAGTCGTACTCTGCGTTTCCTTTTGGGAGACCCTCAACGCAAAGAGGAGCTTCTTGAACGCCAGCGCAGACTCCCAGAGGAGACTGACAACCGGGCCGGGTTGGATACTGTGATTGGTGAAACCAACAAGACCCCTGCCCTGGGGATCTCTCAACCTCTTACAGAACAAGCCACAACCGAACCTCGTGTGGTCTCCACGCATACGAATACAAGACGAACTCGAATGGTGGACGGTTCCATTCACACGAAGACTGTCAAGACGCAGCGTTTCTCTGATGGACACGAGGAGACTAACGAGTCCGTCGACGTTGTGAATTCGCCTGAGCAACGTTCCACCTCTGACCAGAGCGGTGAAGAGAACGCTAACAAGGGCTGGTTCTGGCGGTGA
- a CDS encoding uncharacterized protein (COG:S;~EggNog:ENOG410Q2TF), protein MMAASSHPVVPENIPQQTLINESGRPPGPDPGSTTTSRGTTQTQRPLDPRNNIEDYNRVMLQYTQRRMSTFCDMNDGHGSPSGSSNSSSSSSRSSDASSSLSGDTAVSNPQKEAVDRLQF, encoded by the coding sequence ATGATGGCAGCTTCATCTCACCCCGTCGTCCCCGAAAACATCCCTCAGCAGACCCTGATCAACGAAAGCGGTCGACCGCCGGGTCCCGATCCAGGCTCAACAACCACCAGCAGAGGCACAACACAAACACAACGACCTCTCGACCCTCGCAACAACATCGAAGACTACAACCGTGTCATGCTGCAGTACACCCAGCGCCGGATGTCCACTTTCTGCGACATGAATGACGGCCATGGTTCTcccagcggcagcagcaactCCAGCAGCTCCAGCAGCCGGAGCAGTGACGCAAGTTCTTCGCTCAGCGGTGACACTGCCGTTTCCAATCCGCAAAAGGAGGCCGTGGATCGTCTGCAGTTCTAG
- a CDS encoding questin oxidase family protein (COG:S;~EggNog:ENOG410PIZE;~InterPro:IPR025337;~PFAM:PF14027;~antiSMASH:Cluster_5.4;~go_function: GO:0016491 - oxidoreductase activity [Evidence IEA]): MIKQMRLSLTTTREITTAVARGPRILIRSPHFSTTTIIYPARTRRALLTCNLGNTVPGARFATTTTTTTTTANITAQPFDISSNMATTKKIQLSPQTDIGVWSTGVTEDSARMASEVLQEDLEKHHVFFNEMGFHNHIVHHILTIYALGASPSEIKAAYDRNKAYQRPTLPVDESVVQSLHDKAKFKECLGKEKNYPNFLEFFQREIEHKGVEKVLCEYVFSGDENAESMLARLFGGLLHPFIHFGFAIEFNQPALIAEALAQMTVHEQWTGPRFLWPAEKAAGGIGKPGKKTMLQLLEEARADKKLASSVLWEDGNKLRDGVLKRAPEEMIKYASQYTVSEDQIQEKFAEMVDVSVYFTSASQRPSKEVKFDFFYIHTVNSSVFYSKILALPFLDTRTKLRLLEWKGRMDLMMYISRNAPELYLDEITRYPIKSDWDTIITQSNRHPYDDGHLAKLVRALRNAENVCRPYEGQEKERGLKITGDSWLKIGNMVSDSVKGKGEKTMWIRSTGFDEAWEQFEDRARL; encoded by the exons ATGATAAAGCAGATGCGTCTATCATTGACAACTACAAGGGAAATTACTACTGCTGTTGCTCGCGGTCCACGAATCTTAATTCGGTCACCTCATTTCTCAACTACTACCATTATTTATCCTGCACGAACTAGGAGGGCATTGCTCACTTGCAATCTGGGAAATACGGTTCCTGGAGCTCGATTcgctactactactactactactactactactgccAATATTACCGCGCAACCCTTCGACATATCATCAAACATGGCTACCACAAAGAAGATCCAACTGTCCCCGCAAACCGACATTGGAGTCTGGAGCACAGGTGTGACAGAGGATTCAGCCCGGATGGCAAGCGAGGTCCTGCAGGAGGACTTGGAGAAGCATCATGTTTTTTTCAATGAAATGGGATTTCACA ACCACATCGTCCACCACATCCTAACTATCTACGCCCTCGGTGCATCACCCAGTGAGATTAAAGCCGCCTACGACAGAAACAAGGCCTACCAACGACCTACGCTCCCCGTGGATGAGAGCGTCGTGCAGTCGCTGCATGACAAGGCCAAATTCAAGGAATGTCtggggaaagagaagaattATCCAAATTTCCTGGAGTTCTTCCAGCGCGAGATTGAGCACAAGGGTGTTGAGAAGGTTCTGTGTGAATATGTGTTCTCGGGGGATGAGAATGCGGAGAGTATGCTAGCGAGGTTGTTCGGGG GCCTTCTTCATCCATTTATCCATTTTGGTTTCGCAATTGAGTTTAACCAACCAGCCCTCATTGCTGAAGCGCTCGCGCAGATGACGGTCCACGAGCAATGGACGGGTCCGCGATTCCTCTGGCCCGCCGAGAAAGCCGCAGGTGGCATTGGAAAACCCGGGAAGAAGACCATGCTACAGCTCTTGGAAGAGGCGCGCGCGGATAAGAAATTGGCGAGTTCGGTTCTTTGGGAAGATGGGAATAAACTCCGTGACGGAGTGCTCAAGCGGGCACCGGAGGAGATGATCAAATATGCTTCTCAGTATACAGTATCCGAAGACCAGATCCAGGAGAAGTTTGCTGAGATGGTTGATGTGTCTG TATACTTCACCAGTGCCTCCCAACGCCCATCCAAAGAAGTCAAATTTGACTTCTTCTACATACATACCGTCAACTCATCCGTATTCTACTCCAAGATCCTCGCACTGCCCTTCCTAGACACACGCACCAAGCTCCGTCTCCTCGAATGGAAAGGACGCATGGACCTTATGATGTACATCTCTCGCAACGCACCGGAACTCTACCTTGACGAAATTACAAGATACCCTATCAAGAGTGACTGGGACACAATCATCACTCAGAGCAACCGGCATCCCTACGATGACGGTCATTTGGCTAAGCTGGTGCGAGCTCTCAGAAACGCGGAGAACGTCTGTCGGCCGTATGAGGGACAGGAGAAGGAGCGGGGACTTAAGATTACCGGCGATTCATGGTTGAAGATTGGAAATATGG TTAGCGATTCGGTCAAGGGTAAGGGGGAGAAGACCATGTGGATTCGGTCGACGGGCTTCGATGAGGCTTGGGAGCAGTTTGAGGATAGGGCGAGACTTTAA